A genomic window from Gossypium hirsutum isolate 1008001.06 chromosome D12, Gossypium_hirsutum_v2.1, whole genome shotgun sequence includes:
- the LOC107945532 gene encoding protein SEMI-ROLLED LEAF 2 isoform X2, whose product MFNLDGLIPKLCLLAQEMGEDGRVHHLRSAGLQTLSSVVWFMGEFSHVSAEFDNVVSAVLENYRGLETSDDNIDEKQDTQNSSVKDNFSSTDAITTLSWRSIVTENGEFNVPVEEAENPKFWSRVCLHNMAKLAKEATTVRRVLESLFRFFDNEELWSIQDGVALSVLQDMQLIIENCGENTHFLLSILIKHLDHKNVLKKPSMQLHIVHVATSLAQQTKVQPSVAIIGALTDMTRHLRKSIHCSLDDSNLGAEVIEYNQNFRAAVDECLVQLSNKVGDAGPVLDMMAVMLENVPNITLMARTLISAVYRTAQIMASVPNLSYQNKAFPEALFHQLLLAMVNRDHETRVGAHRIFSVVLVPSSVCPCLPSATPSSKRASNLQKTLSRTVSVFSSSAALFQKLGTEGKEKSVDNKVGNINGISMQDRLSSKKHPSTINENGTVGVDSTKLQSPSIVNRLKSSYSRAYSIKINQQSNTVEDEKSTISSVEDPALPLRLSSHQITLMLSSLWAQSISPLNIPENFEAIAHTYSLVLLFARTKNSCNDAMIRSFQLAFSLRSISLEGGPLQPSRRRSLFILATSMIIFSSKAYNIPPLFPCAKALLTEKTVDPFLRLVDDCKLQTTKVELNPGKIYGSKEDDEDALKSLSEIHLAENQSKDSLATMIVKFLGKLSDQESSKIRNQLLSNFIPDDGCPCGTNLFMETPAQTYESGSADNRSPEKVEPPLFTVDDDTIKGQTGAETSLAPETQNLLSVDELLDALSETAHQVGRQSVSAPPDMPYSEMAGNCEALLVGKQQKMSAVMSAQQNREGLVSISTKEGQPRSHADSGSLKAENPFLDDNIGTVSLNQPAGANLMLCANEHQHQPCFQLPASIPYDNFLKAAGC is encoded by the exons ATGTTCAACTTAGATGGGTTGATTCCAAAACTTTgtcttttagctcaagaaatgGGTGAGGACGGCAGGGTTCACCATTTGCGTTCTGCTGGTCTTCAAACCCTCTCATCAGTG GTTTGGTTCATGGGAGAGTTCTCTCATGTCTCAGCtgaatttgataat GTTGTTTCAGCAGTCTTGGAAAATTACAGAGGTTTAGAAACATCAGATGATAATATCGATGAAAAGCAAGACACACAGAACTCCTCTGTTAAAGACAATTTCTCTTCCACAGATGCCATTACAACACTTTCTTGGAGGAGTATTGTGACTGAGAATGGAGAATTTAATGTGCCTGT GGAGGAAGCAGAAAATCCCAAATTTTGGTCAAGAGTTTGCCTGCATAATATGGCCAAGTTAGCCAAGGAAGCTACAACTGTCCGACGTGTCTTGGAATCTTTGTTTCGATTTTTTGATAATGAGGAACTGTGGTCTATCCAGGATGGGGTAGCTCTTTCTGTCTTGCAGGACATGCAGTTGATAATTGAAAACTGCG GGGAAAACACACATTTTCTACTGTCCATCTTAATAAAGCATCTTGATCACAAGAATGTTCTGAAGAAGCCCAGTATGCAGCTACATATTGTGCATGTTGCCACTTCCCTTGCTCAGCAAACAAAGGTTCAGCCTTCTGTGGCTATAATTGGTGCATTAACTGATATGACGAGACACCTACGGAAAAGCATACATTGCTCACTTGATGATTCCAATCTGGGTGCTGAGGTGATTGAATATAACCAAAATTTTCGAGCAGCTGTAGATGAGTGCCTTGTTCAGTTATCAAATAAG GTTGGGGATGCAGGTCCTGTCCTTGATATGATGGCTGTGATGTTGGAGAACGTGCCAAACATTACTCTCATGGCCAGAACCCTGATTTCTGCAGTTTACCGTACTGCTCAAATTATGGCATCTGTTCCAAATTTGTCATACCAAAATAAG GCTTTTCCCGAGGCATTGTTTCACCAATTACTTCTAGCGATGGTCAATAGAGACCATGAAACAAGGGTTGGTGCTCACCGCATATTTTCTGTTGTTCTGGTTCCTTCATCTGTTTGCCCTTGTCTTCCTTCTGCTACGCCTTCTTCAAAAAGGGCCTCTAATTTGCAGAAGACACTCTCAAGAACTGTATCTGTATTTTCTTCTTCGGCTGCACTCTTTCAGAAGTTAGGCACGGAAGGTAAAGAAAAATCTGTAGACAATAAGGTTGGAAACATCAATGGTATTTCCATGCAAGACAGGTTGAGTTCTAAAAAGCACCCTTCAACCATAAATGAAAATGGGACTGTTGGCGTGGACAGTACAAAGCTCCAAAGCCCCAGCATTGTGAACAGGTTGAAATCAAGTTACAGCCGAGCTTATAGTATAAAGATAAATCAACAATCAAATACAGTTGAAGATGAAAAATCAACAATTAGTTCAGTTGAAGATCCA GCTTTACCTCTTCGATTAAGCAGCCATCAGATAACTCTCATGCTTTCATCTCTTTGGGCGCAATCCATCTCTCCCTTAAATATTCCTGAAAACTTTGAAGCAATTGCTCATACCTACAGCCTGGTGTTGCTATTTGCACGAACAAAG AACTCCTGTAATGATGCTATGATTCGAAGCTTTCAGCTAGCCTTTTCCTTAAGAAGCATATCTCTAGAAGGAG GGCCACTGCAGCCATCACGTCGGAGGTCCCTCTTTATCCTTGCTACTTCTATGATCATCTTCTCATCGAAAGCCTACAACATACCCCCACTTTTCCCTTGTGCTAAAGCTTTGCTTACAGAAAAAACA GTTGATCCATTTCTGCGGTTGGTCGATGATTGCAAGTTACAGACTACTAAAGTTGAATTAAATCCAGGCAAAATATATGGATCAAAAGAAGATGACGAAGATGCTCTGAAGTCACTTTCAGAAATACATTTAGCAGAGAACCAATCTAAAGATTCACTTGCAACCATGATAGTGAAGTTTCTTGGAAAATTGTCGGAT CAAGAATCATCCAAAATAAGAAACCAGTTACTTAGCAATTTCATCCCTGATGATGGATGTCCATGTGGAACTAATCTGTTCATGGAGACGCCTGCACAAACATATGAATCTGGATCAGCAGATAACCGATCTCCTGAAAAG GTTGAGCCTCCATTATTCACAGTAGATGATGATACAATCAAAGGTCAAACAGGTGCCGAAACATCTTTGGCACCTGAAACTCAAAATCTCCTGAGTGTTGATGAACTTCTTGATGCT CTTTCAGAGACAGCTCATCAAGTTGGAAGACAGTCTGTGTCAGCTCCCCCTGACATGCCTTATAGTGAAATGGCAGGGAACTGCGAGGCCCTTCTGGTGGGAAAGCAGCAGAAGATGTCTGCCGTAATGAGTGCTCAACAGAATCGAGAAGGTTTAGTGAGCATTTCCACAAAGGAGGGGCAACCTCGTTCACATGCTGATTCTGGTTCCTTGAAG GCTGAAAATCCATTTCTTGACGATAACATTGGTACTGTCTCTTTAAATCAACCTGCTGGCGCTAATCTGATGCTTTGTGCAAACGAGCACCAACATCAGCCCTGCTTTCAGCTTCCTGCATCAATCCCATATGACAATTTCCTGAAGGCTGCTGGTTGCTGA
- the LOC107945532 gene encoding protein SEMI-ROLLED LEAF 2 isoform X1 → MGMISRGVMPVCGSLCFFCPALSTRSRHPVKRYKKFLADIFPRSPDEQPNERMIGKLCEYASKNPLRIPKITSALEQKFYKDLRTEQFHSVKVIMLVYKKLIISCKEQMPLFASSFLTIIQVLLDQTRMDDTRVLGCQALSVFVNNQRDGTYMFNLDGLIPKLCLLAQEMGEDGRVHHLRSAGLQTLSSVVWFMGEFSHVSAEFDNVVSAVLENYRGLETSDDNIDEKQDTQNSSVKDNFSSTDAITTLSWRSIVTENGEFNVPVEEAENPKFWSRVCLHNMAKLAKEATTVRRVLESLFRFFDNEELWSIQDGVALSVLQDMQLIIENCGENTHFLLSILIKHLDHKNVLKKPSMQLHIVHVATSLAQQTKVQPSVAIIGALTDMTRHLRKSIHCSLDDSNLGAEVIEYNQNFRAAVDECLVQLSNKVGDAGPVLDMMAVMLENVPNITLMARTLISAVYRTAQIMASVPNLSYQNKAFPEALFHQLLLAMVNRDHETRVGAHRIFSVVLVPSSVCPCLPSATPSSKRASNLQKTLSRTVSVFSSSAALFQKLGTEGKEKSVDNKVGNINGISMQDRLSSKKHPSTINENGTVGVDSTKLQSPSIVNRLKSSYSRAYSIKINQQSNTVEDEKSTISSVEDPALPLRLSSHQITLMLSSLWAQSISPLNIPENFEAIAHTYSLVLLFARTKNSCNDAMIRSFQLAFSLRSISLEGGPLQPSRRRSLFILATSMIIFSSKAYNIPPLFPCAKALLTEKTVDPFLRLVDDCKLQTTKVELNPGKIYGSKEDDEDALKSLSEIHLAENQSKDSLATMIVKFLGKLSDQESSKIRNQLLSNFIPDDGCPCGTNLFMETPAQTYESGSADNRSPEKVEPPLFTVDDDTIKGQTGAETSLAPETQNLLSVDELLDALSETAHQVGRQSVSAPPDMPYSEMAGNCEALLVGKQQKMSAVMSAQQNREGLVSISTKEGQPRSHADSGSLKAENPFLDDNIGTVSLNQPAGANLMLCANEHQHQPCFQLPASIPYDNFLKAAGC, encoded by the exons ATGGGGATGATTTCGAGGGGAGTGATGCCTGTCTGCGGGAGTTTGTGCTTTTTTTGCCCGGCCTTGAGCACCAGATCTAGGCATCCCGTCAAACGTTACAAGAAATTTCTCGCCGATATCTTTCCTCGATCTCCG GACGAACAACCTAATGAACGAATGATTGGTAAACTATGTGAATATGCTTCCAAGAATCCTCTTCGTATTCCAAAA ATAACAAGTGCATTGGAGCAGAAATTTTACAAGGATTTGCGAACTGAACAATTTCATTCTGTAAAAGTCATTATGCTTGTCTACAAgaagttgattatttcttgtaagGAGCAAAT GCCATTATTTGCAAGTAGCTTTCTTACCATTATACAAGTCCTGCTAGACCAAACAAGAATGGATGATACTCGTGTGCTGGGATGCCAAGCTCTTTCAGTTTTCGTGAATAATCAG AGGGACGGTACTTATATGTTCAACTTAGATGGGTTGATTCCAAAACTTTgtcttttagctcaagaaatgGGTGAGGACGGCAGGGTTCACCATTTGCGTTCTGCTGGTCTTCAAACCCTCTCATCAGTG GTTTGGTTCATGGGAGAGTTCTCTCATGTCTCAGCtgaatttgataat GTTGTTTCAGCAGTCTTGGAAAATTACAGAGGTTTAGAAACATCAGATGATAATATCGATGAAAAGCAAGACACACAGAACTCCTCTGTTAAAGACAATTTCTCTTCCACAGATGCCATTACAACACTTTCTTGGAGGAGTATTGTGACTGAGAATGGAGAATTTAATGTGCCTGT GGAGGAAGCAGAAAATCCCAAATTTTGGTCAAGAGTTTGCCTGCATAATATGGCCAAGTTAGCCAAGGAAGCTACAACTGTCCGACGTGTCTTGGAATCTTTGTTTCGATTTTTTGATAATGAGGAACTGTGGTCTATCCAGGATGGGGTAGCTCTTTCTGTCTTGCAGGACATGCAGTTGATAATTGAAAACTGCG GGGAAAACACACATTTTCTACTGTCCATCTTAATAAAGCATCTTGATCACAAGAATGTTCTGAAGAAGCCCAGTATGCAGCTACATATTGTGCATGTTGCCACTTCCCTTGCTCAGCAAACAAAGGTTCAGCCTTCTGTGGCTATAATTGGTGCATTAACTGATATGACGAGACACCTACGGAAAAGCATACATTGCTCACTTGATGATTCCAATCTGGGTGCTGAGGTGATTGAATATAACCAAAATTTTCGAGCAGCTGTAGATGAGTGCCTTGTTCAGTTATCAAATAAG GTTGGGGATGCAGGTCCTGTCCTTGATATGATGGCTGTGATGTTGGAGAACGTGCCAAACATTACTCTCATGGCCAGAACCCTGATTTCTGCAGTTTACCGTACTGCTCAAATTATGGCATCTGTTCCAAATTTGTCATACCAAAATAAG GCTTTTCCCGAGGCATTGTTTCACCAATTACTTCTAGCGATGGTCAATAGAGACCATGAAACAAGGGTTGGTGCTCACCGCATATTTTCTGTTGTTCTGGTTCCTTCATCTGTTTGCCCTTGTCTTCCTTCTGCTACGCCTTCTTCAAAAAGGGCCTCTAATTTGCAGAAGACACTCTCAAGAACTGTATCTGTATTTTCTTCTTCGGCTGCACTCTTTCAGAAGTTAGGCACGGAAGGTAAAGAAAAATCTGTAGACAATAAGGTTGGAAACATCAATGGTATTTCCATGCAAGACAGGTTGAGTTCTAAAAAGCACCCTTCAACCATAAATGAAAATGGGACTGTTGGCGTGGACAGTACAAAGCTCCAAAGCCCCAGCATTGTGAACAGGTTGAAATCAAGTTACAGCCGAGCTTATAGTATAAAGATAAATCAACAATCAAATACAGTTGAAGATGAAAAATCAACAATTAGTTCAGTTGAAGATCCA GCTTTACCTCTTCGATTAAGCAGCCATCAGATAACTCTCATGCTTTCATCTCTTTGGGCGCAATCCATCTCTCCCTTAAATATTCCTGAAAACTTTGAAGCAATTGCTCATACCTACAGCCTGGTGTTGCTATTTGCACGAACAAAG AACTCCTGTAATGATGCTATGATTCGAAGCTTTCAGCTAGCCTTTTCCTTAAGAAGCATATCTCTAGAAGGAG GGCCACTGCAGCCATCACGTCGGAGGTCCCTCTTTATCCTTGCTACTTCTATGATCATCTTCTCATCGAAAGCCTACAACATACCCCCACTTTTCCCTTGTGCTAAAGCTTTGCTTACAGAAAAAACA GTTGATCCATTTCTGCGGTTGGTCGATGATTGCAAGTTACAGACTACTAAAGTTGAATTAAATCCAGGCAAAATATATGGATCAAAAGAAGATGACGAAGATGCTCTGAAGTCACTTTCAGAAATACATTTAGCAGAGAACCAATCTAAAGATTCACTTGCAACCATGATAGTGAAGTTTCTTGGAAAATTGTCGGAT CAAGAATCATCCAAAATAAGAAACCAGTTACTTAGCAATTTCATCCCTGATGATGGATGTCCATGTGGAACTAATCTGTTCATGGAGACGCCTGCACAAACATATGAATCTGGATCAGCAGATAACCGATCTCCTGAAAAG GTTGAGCCTCCATTATTCACAGTAGATGATGATACAATCAAAGGTCAAACAGGTGCCGAAACATCTTTGGCACCTGAAACTCAAAATCTCCTGAGTGTTGATGAACTTCTTGATGCT CTTTCAGAGACAGCTCATCAAGTTGGAAGACAGTCTGTGTCAGCTCCCCCTGACATGCCTTATAGTGAAATGGCAGGGAACTGCGAGGCCCTTCTGGTGGGAAAGCAGCAGAAGATGTCTGCCGTAATGAGTGCTCAACAGAATCGAGAAGGTTTAGTGAGCATTTCCACAAAGGAGGGGCAACCTCGTTCACATGCTGATTCTGGTTCCTTGAAG GCTGAAAATCCATTTCTTGACGATAACATTGGTACTGTCTCTTTAAATCAACCTGCTGGCGCTAATCTGATGCTTTGTGCAAACGAGCACCAACATCAGCCCTGCTTTCAGCTTCCTGCATCAATCCCATATGACAATTTCCTGAAGGCTGCTGGTTGCTGA